AAGCAGCTCTGTAGAATTACACCGACTTGCTTTTCTTGCTGACGGTTTTCTGTGCTGCCAgagctctctgattggccccCTTGCGCGGCTTAGACTTGGCTTTCACCGGCCTGCCTTTGGGGGCGTTTAAGTGGGCAGGTTTGGGCTTGGTGGATTTGGGGGGCTTGGGGACTCGGGGAGCTTGCGTGGGAGGTGGCTTTTCCCCTGGGCAGCTCTTGAAGACGTGGACGTCCTTGACCTTACGACCTCGCAGCTCTGGCGGGTGGCCGCAGGTGGCCCTCACCTTCAGGTTCACCCTGTCAAGCCACCTGGGGAAACAAGTGGACAGGTGGGTTAGAGCCGGAGTATAAGCGCAAGGGCTAGGCACTGGCTTGTTGCTTTATCCACACGTGTAACTATATATGTGATTCAATGTGATGCTTACACTGGTCTACCAGGGGCATGGCAGTGACGGTCTATATAAaattcaaagtttattgtcatatgcacagtaaagaaacaagttccctgtaccatgaaattcttcctttgccttccacttatgaatgTCGTTAAGAGTAAGAAGTACAATTAAGTAAGAAAatacaagaatttaagaaagaaaacatataaaaacgtccgagagtgtaagaaaaataaataaactaaaggatatatacattaaatgtgcaaaaaggacatcagtgcagtgtaggatgtgcaatgttgatgcaatgtcagttccatatACATTAATAATGTGCAATATCAGTTCCAAGTATACAATGTGCAACACGAGTAGTAGTGCAATAACCAGTGGTGCAGGTTTATAGTCCCATCAACAGTtctgtgcaaaatgcatattgtgtgcagttggttgcggtgtgggtgtgtatgtgtgaatgcatgcatgggctaggccagggaggtgtgtatttgtgtatttgacccattcaggagtctgatggctgttggatagaGGCTGTTCCTTagtctggatgttctgcatttcacacttctgtacctcctgccagagggtagaagtgtgaacagtgggtggggtgggtgtaAGTGGGCTAGGTGTGTACATATATAAgtaagcagtgtgtgtgtaagattgtttctgtgtatctgtgagtgagtatgtaagattgtgtgtgtttgtgtgtgtgtgagtgggcgGGTTGtagtttgtcagtgtgtgtgtgagtgtgtgtgtgagtgtgtgagtgtgtgtgtgtgtgagtgtgtgtgtgtgtgtgtgagtgagcggGGTGTAGTttgttagtgtgtgagtgtgtgtgtgtgtgtgtgtgtgtgtgtgtgtgtgagagtgtgtgtgtgtgtgtgtgtgtgtgtgtgtgtgtgtgtgtgagagtgtgtgtgtgtgtgtgtgtgtgtgtgtgtgagtgtgtgtgtgtgtgtgagagtgtgtgtgtgtgtgtgtgtgagtgtgtgtgtgtgagtgtgtgtgtgtgtgtgtgtgtgagagtgtgtgtgtgtgtgagagtgtgtgtgtgtgtgtgtgtgtgagtgtgtgtgtgtgtgtgtgtgttagtgcgtAGGAGAGTGCGCGTCTCCCTCACTTGCGCAGCGGTAGCAGCGGACAGTCGCACAGCAGAGGGTTGTCGGACAGGTTGATGACCTCCAGCCCTGTGAGGGGGCTCAGGTTGggcacctcctccagctggtTCCCCTCCAGGAGCAGACTGCGCAGCCCAGAGCCCAGGCCTGCCAGCGAGTCCTTCGACAtctggagagggaagagagcGGCAGGGATGGAGGGAACGGAAGTGTAAGCAGGGGATAACCTCCCAAATTGTTCTGAATTGTGGGGGCGGCATTATAGCACAGTGggaaggtgcagggcttgtaaccgagggttgctggttcaatttctttgctggggcactgttggGTGCCCTTAACTCACAAtttccttagtaaatatccagctgtataaatgagtaacatgtaaaaaaactgtaacacatgtaattcactctggataagagtgtctgctaaatgacaacaatgtagtATTATTAGAGTATTGTCTGTTATTGATTGAATATTATCTGATATTATTAAAAGAATGTCTATGTGAAGTCTATATGAAAATGTCTATATGAAGAACATCAGAAGGGCTCTGCATCCTCTCACCTTCTCTAATCCCATGCCATCGAGATACAGGTGCTTCAGGCTCTCGCTGAAGGGCAAGAAAGCCTCAGCCCCCACCCAGCGAATAGGGTTTCCAGAGAGGCGGAGCTCGGCCAAGTTGGACACCTTGCTAAGCGCATCAGTCGGGACCTCTTTCAGCTGGTTGGACCCCAGGTGGAGGGTGTCGAGATCGGGGGCGGGGTCGAAAGCCTTGGGGCTGATGGTATGGATGACATTGCCCGTCAGGTACAGCCCTCTCAGCTTCTCCGCCCCCGTCAGGACGCCCTGCTCCAGCCTGGAGATGGAGTTGTTCTCCAGGTGCAGGGCCAGCAGGTTGGGCAGCAGCTTGAAGGCCCCCCTGGGGAACTGGGTGAACTTGTTCCTCTCCAGGTGCAGGTAGGTCAGCTGGGGGACCCCCTTGAAGGCGTCGgggctgagggaggagaggtcGTTCTCGGACAGGTACAGGTAGACCAGGCTCTTCATGCCGCTGAAGGCACTGCCTTCGATCTCGTGGATCTTGCAGCGCTGCAGGTGGAGGGAGACCACCTCGGCTACGCCGGGGAAACTGTTGCCGGGGATGTAGTGGAAGTGGTTGCCACGGAGGTCCAGCAGGCGGGTTTTCGGGGAAAAGCCGCGGGGGATCTTGGTGTGGCCCCGGTTCTCACAGGAGGAGTGGTGGGTCTCGTCCttagaggggtgggggaggggggggaattGGTGAGGTGAGCAGAAAGGAGTGTGACAAGCAGGGATTAGTGTGAGGGGGCAGTGATGTataaagggaaggagagaggagagatgagtAGGAAAaggttaaggaaaaaaaagtcagacaaGCATTGTCTTATGTCCtcatcccttcctctctctccctctccacttcTCTTATGTCTTACAGCCTCTCGGTATGAATCAAAAACTCCTCTGGTCCTGCAGGGTAGTTATAACTTTTGGTTTTGCTCATTCGatttgaatggatacaattATGTCcgattgtgctggaagtcaccctggataagagcgtctgctttatgaatgtaatgtaatggttttaaCTCCACATCTGAAGGTGTTTTTGGGTGGGAACTCAGATCAGGTCTTGACATGCCGTAGATATAAGCGGCATCTCTTACACCTGCAGAATTGTCTACCTTGAGATTTGAGGTGCAAGGTTTTACTGTTAACACATCCTCAGCATGCCTGTCCACAGAAATGGCGACGGTGATGCCAAATGATGAACGGTGTACAGGCATGAAGGCTCACCTCACAGTCGCAGTTGGCAGGGCACTTGACCTTGTCCCCgggtttgggggtgggtggcGGGGTGACCCGGCTCTGCTCCTCCAACTCTGCCTTCAGCATGGCCTCCTGGCTCTGACAGCGCAGCGCCGGCGGGTGGATGGACTCCAGGCTCTCGCCGGAGAAGTGGGCGGGGCCGGCGCAGGCCCCGATCAGCCGCACGCGCTCCCTGATGGCCCACTCCCTCAGCGGCCGCAGGTAGCAGTTGCAGTAGATGGGGTTCCCTGAGAGGTTGAGCCGGGTCAGCTTCTGGGGGCcggagagaggctgcaggacCCGCAGCTGGTTGTGGCTGAGGTCCAGGTAGGTAAGGCTCGGCACCAGGGACAGGGCCACGTGGGAAAAGTCCTGCAGGGACATGTGGTCCAGGAAGAGGTGGGTGAGTTTGGGCATGGCCACCGTCTCCTCCCCCAGGTAGGTCATGGGGTTGTAGCTCATGTCAAGACGGGTAAGCTCGGGGAGTCTGCAGGGAGAGATTTGAAGAAAAGGGTGTTACAGAATAATTAGGAAGTCATAAAAAAGGGTAGACAGTTGTAAGTGTAGAACAAATAGACATTTTCCCTGAGCTATGAACCTGAAGTTATGCATGtagtattatattattgtcatttagcagacactcttacctagagcgattcatacagctggatattaactgaagcaattctgggttaagtacattgctcaagggtacaccagcagtgccccggtggggaattAAACGAGCAACCTTTtagttaggagccctgctccttaacactgtgctacactgccactatATAAGTTATACATACCGGGTCATGGTTTGAGTGGGGAAGAACTGCAGCTCGTTGTGGTCCAGGCTGAGGCGCGTGAGGGTGAAGAGCCCAGCGAAGGCCTCGGTCGCCAGGTTGTTGAGGGAGTTGTGGGTCAGACGCAGCCACTTGATGTTCTGCAGCCCCTGGAAGGCCATGTTGGGCATGTAGACAAGCCGGTTGTGGGTTAGAGACAGCAGGTTCAGGAAGCCCAGCTGGGAGAAGGCTCCGGGCTGGATTTCCTCCAGCCTGTTGTGATCGATCAGGAGCTGCTTCAGGGAGCTTAGACCATCAAAGGACTCCtgtcaacagagagagagagggagaaggacatGTGGTGTAGGATGGTTAGAGGTGTAGACATGCAGTACATTACTGTAACGGGCACATCAGGACCAAAATGTATACCGGTGGTGATTTATCCCACTTGTATTTAACTTAAGTAATTAACTTGCTGATTGGTTGGTGGGACTATAGGTGATTATATGGCAAGCATTTTGATTTCCTGATGAGAGTTGGC
This genomic stretch from Megalops cyprinoides isolate fMegCyp1 chromosome 1, fMegCyp1.pri, whole genome shotgun sequence harbors:
- the chadlb gene encoding chondroadherin-like b translates to MNPAECLAPMWPVMALLLLFGVTPAHLSKCPKFCICDNIQLTVGCVGKNLTEVPPTINEITVKLDLRGNDIQDLPTGAFVHTPYLTHLSLQRCNIRRVREGAFRSLGRLVFLNLANNNIEILYQESFDGLSSLKQLLIDHNRLEEIQPGAFSQLGFLNLLSLTHNRLVYMPNMAFQGLQNIKWLRLTHNSLNNLATEAFAGLFTLTRLSLDHNELQFFPTQTMTRLPELTRLDMSYNPMTYLGEETVAMPKLTHLFLDHMSLQDFSHVALSLVPSLTYLDLSHNQLRVLQPLSGPQKLTRLNLSGNPIYCNCYLRPLREWAIRERVRLIGACAGPAHFSGESLESIHPPALRCQSQEAMLKAELEEQSRVTPPPTPKPGDKVKCPANCDCEDETHHSSCENRGHTKIPRGFSPKTRLLDLRGNHFHYIPGNSFPGVAEVVSLHLQRCKIHEIEGSAFSGMKSLVYLYLSENDLSSLSPDAFKGVPQLTYLHLERNKFTQFPRGAFKLLPNLLALHLENNSISRLEQGVLTGAEKLRGLYLTGNVIHTISPKAFDPAPDLDTLHLGSNQLKEVPTDALSKVSNLAELRLSGNPIRWVGAEAFLPFSESLKHLYLDGMGLEKMSKDSLAGLGSGLRSLLLEGNQLEEVPNLSPLTGLEVINLSDNPLLCDCPLLPLRKWLDRVNLKVRATCGHPPELRGRKVKDVHVFKSCPGEKPPPTQAPRVPKPPKSTKPKPAHLNAPKGRPVKAKSKPRKGANQRALAAQKTVSKKSKSV